Proteins found in one Zea mays cultivar B73 chromosome 1, Zm-B73-REFERENCE-NAM-5.0, whole genome shotgun sequence genomic segment:
- the LOC100272836 gene encoding 5-pentadecatrienyl resorcinol O-methyltransferase — MALIMQESSSHDLLQAHDELLHHSLCFAKSLALAVALDLRIPDAIHHHGAGGATLLQILAETALHPSKLRALRRLMRVLTVTGIFSVEQPPAGGGDNSTVHTSDDEAVVVYRLTAASRFLVSDEVSTATLAPFVSLALQPIAACPHALGISAWFRQEQHEPSPYGLAFRQTPTIWEHADDVNALLNKGMAADSRFLMPIVLRECGETFRGIDSLVDVGGGHGGAAAAIAAAFPHLKCSVLDLPHVVAGAPSDGNVHFVAGNMFESIPPATAVFLKKTLHDWGDDECVKILKNCKQAISPRDAGGKVIILDVVVGYKQSNIKHQETQVMFDLYMMAVNGVERDEQEWKKIFIEAGFKDYKILPVIGDVSVIIEVYP; from the exons ATGGCACTCATCATGCAGGAGAGTAGTAGCCATGATTTGCTCCAAGCTCACGACGAGCTCTTGCACCATTCCCTGTGCTTCGCCAAATCGCTCGCGCTCGCCGTGGCGCTGGACCTCCGCATCCCCGACGCGATCCACCACCACGGCGCCGGCGGCGCCACCCTTCTCCAGATCCTCGCCGAGACTGCGCTCCACCCAAGCAAGCTTCGCGCCCTTCGCCGCCTCATGCGCGTGCTCACCGTCACGGGCATCTTCAGCGTCGAGCAACCACCAGCAGGTGGTGGTGATAATTCAACCGTCCACACGTCGGACGACGAAGCTGTCGTCGTCTACAGGTTGACGGCAGCCTCCCGCTTCCTCGTCAGCGACGAGGTGAGCACGGCGACCTTGGCTCCCTTTGTGAGTCTGGCGCTCCAGCCTATCGCTGCCTGTCCGCACGCCCTGGGTATCTCCGCGTGGTTCCGGCAGGAGCAGCACGAGCCGTCCCCGTATGGCCTGGCGTTCCGGCAGACCCCAACGATCTGGGAACATGCTGACGACGTAAACGCCTTGCTGAACAAAGGCATGGCCGCGGACAGCCGCTTCCTCATGCCAATTGTGCTGAGGGAGTGCGGCGAGACGTTTCGTGGGATCGACTCGTTGGTTGACGTCGGTGGTGGCCATggtggcgccgccgccgccatcgccgccgccTTCCCCCACCTCAAGTGCAGCGTGCTTGACCTCCCGCACGTTGTCGCCGGTGCTCCGTCTGATGGCAACGTGCACTTCGTCGCAGGCAATATGTTTGAGAGTATTCCACCTGCAACCGCTGTTTTCCTCAAG AAAACTCTACATGACTGGGGTGACGATGAGTGTGTCAAGATATTGAAGAATTGCAAGCAAGCCATATCTCCACGGgatgcaggtgggaaggtaataATCTTGGACGTGGTAGTTGGATATAAACAGTCAAACATAAAGCATCAAGAGACACAAGTTATGTTTGATTTGTATATGATGGCGGTTAACGGAGTTGAGCGTGATGAGCAAGAGTGGAAGAAGATCTTCATTGAAGCTGGATTCAAAGACTACAAAATTCTACCCGTCATCGGTGACGTATCAGTCATCATCGAGGTCTATCCTTGA